A portion of the Toxoplasma gondii ME49 chromosome VIIb, whole genome shotgun sequence genome contains these proteins:
- a CDS encoding myosin D (encoded by transcript TGME49_263180~Gene product name based on ToxoDB Community Expert Annotation.), which produces MAAKPEQDCKTAAALIRAGSLIEGVESAGKDFLVWTTQGPAVKKDPDLLFSLCRVLPGSTQQTLKLQQVEPTADSQELTVQAKEVWQANPGIDPLTYGDIGGLPHTNEPCVLDFLARRYQSKVIYTTAEPLIVAVNPFQDLKNAGPDTIALYRDAPDVDKLPPHVFYASRRAMTNMHQLKKPQTIIVSGESGAGKTETTKMLMKYLATSAGGNLDLKIQTAIMAANPVLEAFGNAKTVRNNNSSRFGRFMLLDVAREGGIQHGKVVAFLLEKSRIVCQDKDERSYHIFYQFLKGAPGHMRQRYMLQPLEAYTFINPHCLDAPGIVDTEDFEQTVKSLESMNMTETETCTIWSIVSGVLLMGNAKPTGKTEAGVENAACFVGESEAALRNACSLLFLDYPSILHELTVKTTYAGSNKIESRWTVPDSEMLRASLAKGMYEQLFLWIIRKLNADIEPKGGSFDVFMGLLDIFGFEVFQNNSLEQLFINITNEVLQRNFTDIVFEKELQLYSKEGISSKKIEYTTNEKLIETLLGKGTSVLAALEDQCISPSGTDEKFVSSLASKLAGNKCFIPSKNTKSLEFTVVHTIGKVIYNADGFAFKNKDVLRPEIIEITRASTNDVVRGLFEGVKVEKGKMAKGMLIGSQFMTQLKGLMEVIQKTESHFIRCIKPNDDKVPLKWVNSKVLIQLHALSILEALHLRQLAFSYRRTFEEFAAQFRFINLGVSNKPGADAKTICVELLKSTSISADEYALGKTMVFLKPQAAKMLVRLQREALSAWEPLVGVFEGMTVLKRAKQLSTGRAVPATRICANVRRKLVQAGIKVC; this is translated from the exons ATGGCGGCAAAACCGGAGCAGGACTGCAAGACAGCGGCGGCTCTCATTCGGGCGGGGTCGTTGATAGAAGGCGTTGAATCAGCAGGCAAAGACTTTTTAGTCTGGACGACACAGGGCCCCGCTGTAAAAAAAGATCCAGATCTCCTCTTCAGTCTCTGTCGAGTGTTGCCTGGCAGCACACAGCAGACGCTGAAACTCCAGCAGGTCGAACCGACTGCGGACTCACAG GAACTGACCGTCCAAGCCAAGGAAGTTTGGCAGGCGAACCCCGGCATCGACCCCCTGACTTACGGCGACATTGGCGGGCTGCCGCACACGAACGAGCCATGCGTGCTGGATTTTCTGGCGCGACGCTACCAGAGCAAAGTGATCTACACGACTGCAGAGCCGCTGATTGTCGCAGTGAATCCGTTTCAGGACCTGAAAAATGCGGGCCCGGACACGATTGCGCTCTACAGAGACGCCCCCGATGTGGACAAGCTCCCGCCGCACGTCTTCTACGCCAGTCGACGCGCCATGACGAACATGCACCAGctgaagaagccgcagacgATCATTGTCAGTGGCGAGAGTGGCGCTGGAAAGACTGAGACGACTAAGATGCTCATGAAGTACCTGGCAACCAGCGCCGGTGGGAACCTGGACCTGAAGATCCAGACTGCGATCATGGCGGCGAACCCTGTGCTCGAGGCGTTTGGAAACGCAAAGACAGTTCGCAACAACAACAGCAGTCGCTTCGGCAGATTCATGCTCCTCGATGTCGCCAGAGAGGGCGGCATTCAACACGGCAAGGTTGTCGCCTTCCTGTTGGAAAAAAGCCGAATCGTCTGccaagacaaagacgaacgAAGCTACCACATCTTTTACCAGTTCTTGAAGGGCGCTCCAGGCCACATGCGCCAGCGGTACATGCTGCAGCCCCTGGAGGCATACACCTTCATCAACCCGCACTGCCTCGATGCACCAG GGATCGTCGACACGGAGGACTTTGAGCAAACGGTCAAATCATTAGAGTCAATGAACAtgacggagacggagacatgCACCATCTGGTCGATCGTCTCGGGTGTTCTGCTCATGGGAAATGCCAAGCCTACTG GAAAAACCGAGGCTGGTGTCGAGAACGCCGCATGCTTCGTCGGCGAGTCAGAAGCCGCTCTGCggaatgcatgcagtctgctcttcctcgactACCCGAGCATTCTGCATGAACTAACGGTGAAGACAACTTATGCAG GAAGCAACAAGATCGAGAGTCGGTGGACCGTCCCAGACTCCGAGATGCTGCGTGCATCTCTGGCGAAGGGCATGTACGAGCAGTTGTTTCTGTGGATTATTCGCAAGCTGAACGCAGACATTGAGCCGAAGGGAGGATCGTTCGATGTCTTTATGG gtCTGCTGGATATCTTCGGTTTTGAAGTTTTCCAAAACAACTCCCTCGAGCAGTTGTTCATTAACATCACCAACGAAGTGCTTCAG AGAAACTTTACGGACATTGTCTTCGAGAAAGAACTGCAGCTCTACAGCAAAGAAGGCATCTCATCGAAGAAAATTGAATACACCACGAATGAAAAGCTGATTGAAACCCTTCTGGGAAAAG GAACTTCGGTTTTGGCTGCCTTGGAGGATCAGTGCATCTCGCCTAGCGGAACTGACGAGAAATTTGTCTCGAGTTTGGCGAGCAAGTTGGCGGGGAACAAGTGCTTCATTCCCTCGAAAAACACCAAGAGTCTGGAGTTCACCGTTGTTCACACCATCGGGAAAGTCATCTACAACGCCGATGGCTTTGCTTTCAAAAACAAAGACGTTCTGCGCCCGGAAATCATCGAAATCACGCGG GCGTCGACGAACGACGTTGTTCGCGGCTTATTTGAGGGCGTGAAAGTTGAGAAGGGGAAGATGGCAAAAGGCATGTTGATCGGAAGTCAGTTTATGACGCAGCTCAAGGGGCTGATGGAAGTAATTCAGAAAACGGAATCTCACTTCATTCGTTGCATCAAACCGAACGACGACAAGGTGCCTCTCAAGTGGGTGAACAGCAAGGTCCTCAttcagctgcatgcactctcgATTTTGGAGGCTCTCCACCTCCGCCAACTCGCCTTCTCCTACCGAAGAACCTTCGAG GAGTTCGCTGCGCAGTTTCGCTTCATCAATCTGGGCGTTTCAAACAAGCCAGGCGCCGACGCGAAGACCATCTGTGTGGAGTTGTTGAAGAGCACAAGCATTTCTGCGG aCGAGTACGCACTCGGCAAGACGATGGTATTTCTCAAGCCGCAAGCAGCAAAGATGTTGGTGCGGCTGCAGCGCGAAGCGTTGTCAGCTTGGGAGCCTCTCGTCGGTGTGTTCGAGGGGATGACTGTTCTGAAAAGGGCAAAGCAACTGTCGACTGGCCGGGCGGTCCCGGCGACTCGCATTTGCGCGAATGTTCGCCGAAAACTCGTCCAAGCGGGCATCAAGGTTTGCTAG
- a CDS encoding hypothetical protein (encoded by transcript TGME49_263200) produces MAPSREPRPLLCSTSCGARVVSRGRNEAFSRPLRDQLLFSSLLDTSFKTKGGGSFGLLREELEVTKGKLLMKEEMCDQLIQENQQLLKSLQTLRREDTNHLHQVKSEAADVVQKLLEEEQLLREANAAMQDKVFRSSESLKHRQAQLLAAQTSLSEAEDQLGALKRFAESLQDQLARLEEERNQLRTSYVDMKKAVQVFARNIAACEFIIDGHCDYDALVRTVGNGIRRLEVDVLTLDAQLFKKGLLTEVPAELLLKPLDERMVPTTEVEKAQRGRRLWQNRHEKVERRLAQQEAEIRKLKGDVDDKNRRIIQLRLLVASRKAKEEAHENLGDRYRKLLERTEKVEKERDELRKWKANHIFYQRHVASASRSAVGSPARAATSEAAKKPRAASTRGSFSPSPRHLSVLQNAVPDRANPPSSRLSTGLLSLPSDQSRRRLSVSRAEAGKSAPKRAPSSAALATRMRASGGGSVPLSSPLSSASTSFAAAAKGLARGSALPQLSRTVPTPQATPRGSPVSRRILASPEQPQTRELSRVLGAVGDAGSESARGFLGDAVGGEKEKDKEREREKERQKEKEREKRHEAEVEKKGREGGRESGVFPGASLAGWGTRRVDEELERTRREAEALPDLGSRRQSPEFGVGRKSSEKETRHLHLHEEAEAARKEAAHLRDLSEFLESTPVSLPPPPGPRLSHRSHGGSGRAEASKAKGTRRGRPSVASVSSLRKKRFSFTSPSQTVASLLGKTRTVAGPAFQATSSRSWVKGREEEESGAGAWFPQKTSQTPLEPEETKRVGSPRGPVGSPRGPVGSPEGARAFFGGVGPRGVEGDVEPKGTAETALATFGRRRLQETYGDSYGDSEVRLPRSLDLTQTERHRVRHAEEKSGKAPSDATRLTDSIVGHRTLALIAGRVPRMEAVASRFALNASRREKDIIRHYESLPSTSERLEEVSGGDGATQEASGSHFPLDEGKTSAMLRTRPSRERGFDGQGETERFSHRELQVAAIDGGGESSSGDLRESSDRMVPSFSSPTANDVIRALEVRGDKVVSESQARDGTGKALEQTTPASAFSTAGWVSRPPPPGVLK; encoded by the exons ATGGCGCCATCGCGAGAACCTCGCCCGCTGCTCTGTAGCACGTCGTGTGGAGCGCGCGTGGTGAGCAGGGGCAGAAACGAAGCGTTTTCGCGTCCTTTAAGAGACcagcttctcttttcttccctcctgGACACGAGCTTTAAGACCAAGGGCGGAGGCAGCTTCGGGCTCCTCcgagaagaactggaggTGACCAAGGGCAAGCTGTTGATGAAGGAAGAAATGTGCGATCAGCTCATTCAGGAAAACCAACAACTGCTAAAGTCTCTCCAGACTCTGCGCCGAGAAGATACGAACCACTTGCACCAAGTCAAAAG TGAAGCTGCCGATGTTGTCCAGAAGCTCTTGGAGGAGGAACAGCTGCTCCGGGAGGCGAATGCAGCGATGCAAGACAAAGTCTTCAGATCGAGCGAATCGCTGAAACACAGACAGGCGCAGCTACTGGCGGCAC AGACGAGCCTaagcgaggcagaggaccAACTGGGAGCATTGAAGAGATTTGCAGAAAGCTTGCAAGATCAGTTGGCGCgcctcgaggaagagcgaaatCAGTTGAGGACCTCTTACGTGGACATGAAGAAGGCCGTGCAGGTGTTTGCAAGGAAcatcgctgcatgcgag TTCATCATTGATGGCCACTGCGACTACGACGCGCTCGTGCGGACTGTGGGAAACGGCATTCGACGGCTTGAG GTGGATGTCCTCACCTTAGATGCCCAGTTGTTCAAGAAAGGTCTTTTGACAGAAGTTCCTGCAGAGCTGCTTCTCAAG CCTCTCGACGAGCGAATGGTGCCGACGacagaggtggagaaggcTCAGAGAGGCCGGCGTCTGTGGCAGAACAGGCACGAG AAGGTCGAACGCAGGCTTGCACAGCAAGAGGCAGAAATCCGAAAACTGAAGGGGGACGTGGACGACAAAAACCGCCGCATTATTCAGCTGCGACTCCTCGTTGCATCCCGAAA agcgaaggaagaagcgcacGAAAACCTTGGAGATAGGTACCGGAAGTTGctcgagagaacagagaaggtTGAGAAGGAAAG AGATGAGCTGCGGAAGTGGAAGGCGAACCATATTTTTTATCAGCGCCATGtggcttctgcgtctcgtaGCGCAGTGGGTTCGCCGGCTCGTGCAGCGACATCtgaggcagcgaagaagcccCGAGCGGCGTCCACTCGCggctcgttttctccttctccgcggcatctttctgttcttcaaAACGCCGTCCCAGATCGCGCCAATCCGCCATCGTCTCGCCTCAGCACgggtcttctctccctcccttctGATCAGTCGCGAAGAcggctctctgtgtctcgcgcCGAGGCGGGGAAGAGTGCACCCAAAAGGGCGCCTTCCAGTGCAGCTCTGGCGACGAGAATGAGGGCCTCCGGGGGAGGTTCGGTGCCCCTGTcatctcctctttcttcggcGTCTACATCCTTTGCTGCAGCTGCGAAAGGCCTCGCGAGAGGCAGCGCTCTTCCTCAGCTGTCCAGAACGGTGCCGACACCGCAGGCGACGCCCAGAGGCTCCCCAGTATCGCGACGAATTTTAGCCTCTCCAGAGCAGCCACAGACGCGAGAGCTCTCTCGAGTCCTGGGCGCGGTCGGTGACGCAGGCTCAGAGTCTGCGCGGGGCTTCCTCGGAGACGCTGTTGgtggcgagaaagagaaggacaaagagagagagagagaaaaggagagacagaaagaaaaggagagagagaagagacatgaAGCCGAGGttgagaagaaggggagagaaggtgggagagagagcggcgtTTTTCCAGGGGCCTCGCTGGCAGGTTGGGGCACACGCAGAGTGGACGAGGAGCtcgagagaacgcgacgcgAGGCGGAAGCTCTCCCGGACCTAGGCAGCCGGAGACAGTCTCCAGAGTTTGGGGTCGGTCGCAAAAGctccgagaaagagacacgacaTCTGCACCTGcacgaggaggcagaagcggcgcGCAAGGAAGCCGCGCATCTCAGGGATCTCTCCGAGTTTCTCGAGTCGactcccgtctctcttccgccgccACCTGGTCCGCGGCTGAGTCATCGAAGCCACGGGGGAAGTGGACGCGCGGAAGCGTCCAAGGCGAAGGGAACGCGTCGAGGGCGACCCAGCGtcgcgtctgtgtcttcgctACGGAAGAAACGATTTTCGTTTACTTCGCCGAGTCAAACGGTGGCGAGTCTCCTCGGAAAAACGCGAACAGTTGCCGGCCCTGCCTTCCAGGCCACCTCTTCCCGAAGCTGGGtcaaagggagagaagaagaagaatcggGCGCCGGAGCCTGGTTCCCCCAGAAAACCTCGCAGACGCCCCTGgagccagaggagacaaaacgtGTGGGGTCACCTCGCGGTCCTGTGGGGTCACCTCGCGGGCCTGTTGGGTCCCCGGAAGGGGCAAGGGCCTTCTTCGGGGGGGTAGGGCCCCGCGGAGTCGAAGGAGACGTGGAGCCCAAAGGCACTGCGGAGACGGCGCTCGCGACGTTTGGGCGGAGACGCCTCCAGGAGACGTACGGAGACAGTtacggagacagcgaagtgCGGCTGCCGAGGAGTCTCGACTTGACGCAGACCGAGAGACACAGGGTCCGGCACGCCGAAGAGAAATCTGGGAAAGCCCCCAGCGACGCGACTCGCCTCACAGATTCCATTGTGGGGCATCGAACGCTCGCGTTGATCGCGGGGCGGGTCCCCAGAATGGAGGCTGTGGCCTCACGCTTCGCGTTAAACGCGAgtcggcgagagaaggacatCATCCGCCACTACGAGAGTTTGCCGAGCACCTCGGAGAGGCTCGAGGAAGTGTctggaggcgacggcgcgACCCAAGAGGCTTCAGGCTCTCACTTTCCGCTTGACGAAGGCAAAACCTCCGCCATGCTCCGGACGCGCCCGAGTCGAGAGCGGGGGTTCGATGGGCAGGGAGAAACTGAACGATTTTCACATCGGGAGCTCCAGGTTGCAGCGATTGACGGCGGGGGCGAGAGTTCGTCAGGAGATTTGAGGGAGAGTAGCGACCGCATGGTtccgtccttctcgtctccaacTGCCAACGACGTCATTCGGGCCTTGGAGGTGCGGGGAGACAAAGTCGTCAGTGAATCGCAAGCACGGGATGGCACAGGGAAGGCGCTGGAACAGACGACGCCGGCCTCTGCCTTTTCGACCGCGGGCTGGGTGAGTCGGCCGCCGCCTCCAGGAGTTCTCAAGTAG
- a CDS encoding adenylosuccinate lyase, putative (encoded by transcript TGME49_263190) — translation MAPPSACAAPASAGVCAAEFELLAIGPLDGRYAKKVAGLKAAVSEFSLVQKRAFVMSEWLACLATNARVQRQSAADASESPAPFPSLSEEGKAALRQMGRFSMDDVRRVKEVEKTANHDLKAVEYVLKGKLETSEATMPLAALTHFGCTSEDVNNLSWALCFKEATEQHLLPAVDDLAASLHMRAVEFAEVPMLSLTHGQPATPSTFGKEIANFEWRVKNAIKRVRDVEFRGKYNGAVGCFNALVVADAKVAWPEVARDFVESLGLTYQPYSTQIEQHDWIAELCDALARLNSILLDFSRDMWLYISRDVLKLRVVAGEVGSSTMPHKVNPIDFENAEGNLELANALLRFLSTKLPVSRMQRDLSDSTVLRNVGVAFGHCLVAYESAKKGLDRVDVNSEKMLKELDENWAVLGEPVQTLLRKRGVRNAYEKLKSATRGQDIDKERMQDIVETCSKDLLPEDLEILRSLTPATYTGLAPELAKKVGETMEEEAAKKQKTSR, via the exons ATGGCGCCGCCCTCGGCTTGTGCCGCGCCAGCGTCCGCGGGCGTCTGTGCTGCTGAGTTTGAGCTGCTGGCCATCGGTCCACTGGACGGCCGCTACGCGAAGAAGGTCGCGGGTCTGAAGGCTGCTGTGTccgagttttctctcgttcaaAAGCGCGCCTTTGTCATGTCCGAGTGgctcgcctgtctcgcaACAAACGCGCGAGTCCAGCGCCAGTCCGCAGCAGACGCCTCCGAGTCGCCGGCGCCCTTCCCCAGCCTCTCTGAAGAGGGCAAAG CTGCTTTGCGGCAGATGGGCCGCTTTTCGATGGACGATGTCCGCAGAGTGAAAGAGGTGGAGAAAACCGCGAATCACGACTTGAAGGCTGTTGAGTACGTCCTGAAG GGAAAGTTGGAGACGTCGGAAGCGACGATGCCCCTCGCGGCCTTGACGCATTTCGGATGCACCAGCGAGGACGTCAACAACTTGTCCTGGGCGCTGTGCTTcaaagaagcgacggagCAACACCTCCTCCCGGCCGTGGACGACCTCGCAGCATCCCTCCACATGCGCGCCGTCGAG TTCGCGGAAGTTCCGATGCTCTCGCTTACGCACGGCCAACCTGCGACGCCTTCGACCTTCGGCAAGGAGATCGCGAACTTTGAGTGGCGCGTGAAAAACGCCATCAAAAG AGTGCGAGACGTGGAGTTCCGAGGGAAGTACAACGGCGCTGTGGGATGTTTCAACGCCCTCGTCGTCGCGGATGCAAAGGTCGCCTGGCCTGAGGTCGCTCGTGACTTCGTCGAG AGCCTGGGCCTCACCTACCAGCCGTACAGTACGCAGATCGAACAGCACGACTGGATCGCTGAACTCTGCGACGCACTCGCGCGCTTGAACTCTATTCTCCTCGATTTCAGCCGTGACATGTGGTTGTACATTTCGAG agacgtCCTCAAGTTGCGCGTCGTCGCAGGCGAGGTGGGGAGCTCGACTATGCCACACAAAGTCAATCCAATCGACTTTGAAAACGCGGAAGGAAATCTCGAACTGGCAAACGCGCTCCTGCGCTTTCTCAG CACGAAGCTTCCGgtttcgcgcatgcagcgagacTTGTCGGACTCGACGGTCCTGCGGAACGTAGGCGTTGCGTTTGGGCACTGCCTGGTGGCGTACGAGTCTGCGAAGAAGGGACTTGACCGCGTTGATGTGAATAGCGAGAAGATGCTGAAGGAACTCGACGAGAACTGGGCAGTCCTCGGGGAGCCTGTGCAGACTCTGTTGCGGAA GAGAGGAGTGCGGAACGCATACGAGAAGTTGAAGAGCGCGACTCGGGGACAAGACATCGACAAAGAACGGATGCAAGACATAGTCGAAACCTGTTCGAAAGACCTTCTCCCTGAAGACCTCGAAATCCTGCGCTCCCTCACTCCCGCAACGTACACGGGTCTGGCGCCAGAGCTCGCAAAGAAGGTCGGGGAGACaatggaggaagaagccgcgaaaaaacaaaagaccTCTCGTTAG
- a CDS encoding ubiquitin interaction motif domain-containing protein (encoded by transcript TGME49_263210), with the protein MVADQTPHTGSRRRRERSSGRSGDERRSEEDQETPRGRRELRESRGHQRRCLDTPASEEKRRKRDRRRRRRGDTESSESRDEEETQRPKRERRRSEAGRNTRERTVVISDEDEDEELQLALALSASLQDGCECAVPIVAEEERAERDAQVFSAPVRTEKKREEKEEDARRSQRREEALNIQEKNKSHTVDERRKTSIAEARDRQDSCGLEGGVEASEREEENEKKGVSVADTTRWDWRRRREDEERRREASQRRREAEFQTVRVQESNRLSSDASWERGEKEEETEKVDETSTSDTSSKGRAANASAERRSTVSEESSSSEGEESKKAGRDHEKRRHPGRFNASDTLENRGTVRQGVDHGSVEEVEDDDDEDEDLQLALALSISEQHDVYHQCRLFSPRDPSETGEGDSASFRCKKLQAAPPCGDVSNGRGQISPSASASQASPQESSESKAGVLESSERATNESLQVGLLSAADPRDSSPQSDQRGEATSERDFMSSLSPPISPTEIRQKVLADDCDIPSNLRRRHPEAEQTTAAHASSKTGANADERTAGEAAAAHVTAGNEEGDREATQQVSESEETTAAFEPAQMKRGVPNYKVPTPTEGRFSAVPGVPIEDGSSSVSSPASDVADSDFEPERRRPRRRRKTKEREKLSEEEAAVSESFSDSPCSSLAEEEMSKSPSSDSDAEDVKPKDGRRTTRKLGGGAARAVPARSRSQQTGCANRVKLQPSQQRSASSAEREKSIRSRCQEGGGDGHEGAREREAKSKKGKERKLVKERQRAAEREAAATAACLWKREKLQEACVYIWKVLTNAVASPVPLSFLRDQGRERGAAKSNSRPGGGKLAALLHHAQREEQAKIIPAPFGSMSSVFSPSQNAAPSGQDEAPERAAGDRKDERVFAVANPVDSSCGTTSLCPPGAAAQPV; encoded by the exons ATGGTGGCAGACCAGACGCCCCACACAGGCTCGCGTCGCCGTCGCGAAAGAAGCTCGGGTCGCAGCGGAGATGAACGGCGAAGTGAAGAGGATCAGGAGACCCCCCGAGGACGGCGAGAGCTGCGCGAGAGCCGCGGCCACCAGCGCAGATGTCTAGACACACcagcgagcgaggagaagcggagaaagagagataggcggagaaggagacgaggcgacacagagagttCTGAAAGTcgtgacgaggaagaaacgcagaggccaaagagagaacgaaggcgaTCTGAGGCTGGACGGAACACACGAGAGCGAACAGTCGTCatcagcgacgaagacgaggacgaagaactTCAACTTGCTCTCGCCCTCTCCGCGTCCTTGCAGGATGGCTGTGAATGTGCTGTCCCGATAGtcgcggaggaagagagagcagagagagatgccCAGGTTTTCAGTGCCCCTGTgcggacagagaagaagcgagaagagaaggaggaggacgcTAGGCGCTCCcaacgaagagaggaagcactGAACATtcaggaaaaaaacaaatCGCATACAGTCGACGAACGCAGGAAAACAAGCATCGCAGAGGCCAGAGACAGGCAAGACAGCTGCGGACTTGAGGGAGGAGTGGAAGcaagcgaacgagaagaagaaaatgaaaaaaaGGGGGTAAGTGTCGCAGACACGACAAGGTGGGATTGGCGccggcggagagaagacgaggagaggagacgcgaagcaagtcaacggaggagagaggctgaGTTTCAGACGGTGCGAGTTCAGGAATCGAACCGCCTCAGCTCAGACGCCTCgtgggagagaggagagaaggaagaggaaacagagaaagtcGACGAGACGTCCACTTCAGACACTAGCTCGAAGGGAAGGGCAGCGAATGCTtctgcggagagaagaagcactgTGTCGGAAGAGTCGAGTTCttcagagggagaagaaagtaAGAAGGCTGGCCGCGATCACGAGAAGCGACGGCACCCAGGAAGATTCAACGCTTCTGACACTCTCGAGAACAGGGGAACGGTGAGACAAGGAGTGGACCATGGCTCGGTAGAGGAAGTTGAAGatgacgacgacgaagacgaagacctGCAACttgctctcgctctttccaTCTCAGAGCAGCACGATGTGTACCACCAGTGTCGATTGTTTTCCCCGCGTGACCcgtcggagacaggggagggTGATTCCGCGTCTTTTCGTTGTAAAAAACTCCAAGCAGCCCCTCCTTGTGGAGATGTTTCAAACGGTCGCGGTCAGATCTCGCCCTCTGCTTCGGCTTCTCAAGCTTCTCCACAGGAGTCTAGCGAAAGCAAAGCAGGCGTATTGGAGAGCTCAGAAAGAGCCACAAACGAATCCCTGCAGGTTGGTCTGTTAAGCGCCGCCGACCCTCGCGATTCTTCTCCCCAAAGCGaccagagaggcgaagcgacgtcagagagagacttcatgtcctcgctctcgcctcctaTTTCGCCCACCGAGATCCGACAGAAGGTGCTAGCAGACGACTGCGATATCCCCTCTAACCTCCGAAGGCGGCACCCTGAGGCAGAACAGACAacagctgcgcatgcatcgagtAAAACAGGCGCGAACGCAGACGAACGAACCGCAGGCGAGGCTGCAGCGGCCCACGTGACcgcaggaaacgaggagggaGACCGAGAAGCGACGCAGCAGGTGTCAGAGTCTGAAGAAACCACGGCGGCTTTTGAGCCTGCGCAGATGAAGCGAGGAGTCCCAAACTATAAAGTACCGACACCGACAGAGGGGCGATTCTCAGCGGTTCCGGGGGTGCCTATCGAAGACGGCAGTTCGTCGGTTTCGTCACCCGCTTCAGACGTTGCAGACTCTGACTTTGAACCTGAGCGTCGTCGCccaagacggagacgcaagaCGAAAGAACGCGAAAAGCTTTCTGAAGAGGAAGCTGCTGTTTCCGAGAGCTTCAGCGATAGTCCATGTTCATCTCTggccgaggaagagatgTCGAAATCGCCCTCGAGCGACTCGGACGCAGAAGATGTTAAACCTAAGGATGGACGAAGAACGACGAGAAAGCTTGGGGGTGGTGCAGCGCGAGCTGTGCCGGCGAGGTCAAGAAGTCAGCAAACAGGATGTGCCAATAGAGTCAAACTGCAGCCTTCACAGCAGCGTAGCGCATCAtctgcggagagagagaagagtaTACGGAGCAGGTGTCAGGAGGGCGGTGGGGATGGGCATGAGGGAGCACGTGAAAGGGAGGCTAAAAGcaagaaagggaaggaacGGAAGTTGGTGAAGGAACGGCAACGAGCAGCAGAGCGGGAGGCGGCGGCAACAGCAGCATGCctctggaaaagagagaagctgcaggaAGCGTGTGTGTACATCTGGAAGGTTTTGACGAAcgccgtcgcttctcctgtGCCTCTGTCGTTTTTGCGTGATCAAGGACGTGAACGTGGCGCTGCGAAAAGCAACTCGCGCCCCGGCGGAGGGAAGCTTGCCGCCCTTCTGCACCATGCGCAACGCGAAGAACAGGCGAAGATCATCCCTGCGCCTTTCGGATCGAtgtcttctgtgttttctccctcACAAAACGCGGCACCTTCTGGACAAGACGAAGCGCCGGAAAGGGCGGCGGGTGACAGGAAAGACGAGCGCGTCTTTGCTGTAGCGAACCCTGTCGATTCGAGTTGTGGCACAACCAGCTTGTGCCCGCCAG GGGCGGCCGCTCAGCCTGTGTGA